The region GCAAAGGAATTGTTCTTGTATTTGGGATTTTGGCGTTCTTTTGTGGATCAATACTTGCTGTTTTAGGTCCTGGAGACAAATATAATGGGTAAGTGTATttggtaatacctcggtcacatttgttctacggcggccgtccGGCGAGTCGCAAACAGccgttttcatattttttgtaccagTTTAATatgggtggtttgaataaaaatgaataaaacggctgttttccaCTCGCCTTacagccgccgtagagcaaatatgACCGAGGTATTAAATGCATCGACTTTCCTTGATTAGCCATAGATTATGACGATGAAAATAAACaaggaaaatatttttcaaatagctTTTTAGCAGTCTCAtcagtatcatttttttttaccatattgTACACTGAATTATTCATACCCCCAATTTCTCTGTTAGGTTACATCGGCCTACTTTACTTTGTGCAGTTTTGTTATTTAATTGTtagatttaatttaattttattttttcaatttaagaTACGTCTTCCTTCAACCATGCATCAACAATTTATTCCTACTATGTATTTTCATCTGCCGACATAACACTCTATTCTGTCAATgtgaatattattttaatacatgaagtaaataaaacaaacaggtGATCATAGATCTAACCTATATCCTGATTATATTGTCAGAAATTGGTTTGAAACGCGAATTTTAACAGAATGAAATAGTGGTGGGGTGTGGCAGTCcctgaaaattttaaaacattaCGAAACgatattagatttttttaaagacaaaagaCGAGGTTTAAATCAAGGTACGAAAATACCatgaattttctgttttcatctCTCTCTGTTTCCATCTTTCCCCTTTCCTTCAGTTTCTTTCATTTGTCCCGCTTAgtaattttctgtatttttctgTCTTCCATTCATTAAAATAGCTAATTCTTTCTTCCCTTATTCATCTACGTGTTTCTAAACTTTTAAAAAGGATTGGTAAAAATCAACTATTTCACCGGGCTATTTCATTGCTGGAATCTACCAGAATTTGGGTTGATATTGGTCAACGGTCGGACACCGTTATTCATCACCTACACATTATTTCTGTTAGTTTGACCATATCCTTTTTACGGGGATTGAGCAACTTTGTGgagatttgtaaaaaaaaaaaagctgagcTTTAAGACCCAACATGCTGTCAGTGCATCCAATAAAGTTTCAAGAGAGAActctgaaaattatatttcataatcaccattattataatcatgctTCGTAAAATACAACATCCAACATCCATAGCCTACAGTACGAAACTTTAAACTTTAAGCATCCAAATGGGCGCTTATGACTGCAGTCAACATCATTGCAGCAATATTGTAAGCGACCGATCAACTTAAAATTATCAGGCGATTCCTGTCTGACCTATTAAGGTTTGCAGTTACACTGTTACAAAATTTTTCCTTAAAGTTCCTGCAGcggagtctcgagaacacctgtaatcttaccagatcatataaaattacagaaaattgatatttggtgtgtggaaccttacaaatttcctttaataaaacacaatcattttccccttttaaacagacctgttatgttaaattgcagaCAAATTCCTGttatatgaatttacagaattattctgttattgctttctgcaaaatcttcctatttctgtaaaatcaggtgttttttaacagtgttttctgtgggagagagaaaaaaccgTCGATCCTGAATTAAATTAATAAACCCGTCTAGGGGTGTCCTTATCTTTAAATTTCCACTTATACCTCCATGTTTGTATTATACCATACAGATATCAAGTTTGGCGCGTAGTACCTACCAACGTAGACCAAATCAGAAGTCTCATTAAACTCGAGCACAACTTCGATGGATTCGATTTAGTAAGTTACACAATTTATTTACTTGGATCGTGGGAATTAAAACAATCAAATCTAAATTACAATTAATGACTGAAAGTGATAATGACCCCTGTTCCACCGGATTTCCTAAGTAGTCTCGAGTAGGTTTCTAATTCGATGTAAACGCAAAAACCTACCCGAGACACCCTCTCAGCAAACTTATCTCGGATCCACCTGGCGTAAATCCGCGTTGATGGGGGGGGGATGACTAAAATATTTTGGCTTTTTTTTGGCAATCAagtttttagatatgcaaggaattgtcactgatatgtccacagtggcgtaccgtgggtcacggcatcggggagggggcaccagcaaaatgtTCGAATCACTCAgtgagcgcgctcagttgcctgTTACACTGACCTCAGTTTTCTGGACAATGTCACTAAACGGATATgcatctcactgatcaaataatgcgagcgcgtagcgcgagctgaattttttttatattcaggcccataaaaagagacattataatcaaatttgtgtaatcatgataggtacctgtctcgctaaacaatacgagcgcgaagcgcgagctgaagtttttgtatattttgaccccaaacagcgagatttttaGGAATATATTATAGGAacccattaagagtatgcatatctcaccatagtcatctaatgcgagtgtcAAGCGCTTGCTGGTTTATAAGAATTACatttgaacacatgaaacaatttttgtagccattgcaatcatgattatcatctcactaatcaaatattgcgagcgcgaagcgcgagctggaaatttagataattcaacCCTGAAGTAGGGCATTCTAatgtttctttgtaggaattaactaggaccatacgtatttcattatccaaatgatgcgagcgcgaagcgctagctgaaatttttttgatattcagatcagaagaagggacagtttaaggactgattttaggaattcatgaagagcagacatatctcaccaatccactaatgcgaacgtaatcacggacaggaaatgtttcatatatacgAAGActttaacatggggcaatcactttttgagtcatgaaaaCGAAGCATAtgccactacataaaacaatgataactcaagtgctaggaaatatatttggtttatattgacttgaaaacgggatgtttcagtacaacaggattatatatctcgttaacaGACAATGCAAGCACCGGGAACAATGAaaacgtaggccctgggcaaattatgtttcatgaagttttgataaaaatgtttcttatgtaatgtaacataacataattataatataacattataatgaataatattttcttcttttcccactatacgtttctcttcctttctccctcttttctcattttcccccttttccccgtttttggGGTTTTTGTTCgtccgatggggggggggggggggggggggcacgtgccccccatgccccccgtagttcacgtcactgtatgtccatatggcaaatacccctccaatattattatCCTCTTTATCCCATGATGGATTAATggtttattagagattacattaaaaaaattgaaattccatcttaatcccttcccaaagatCCCAACATTAATGATTTGGAAGAAACGGGaatttctcttcaatgttataataaggacataagtatttcgtttggaaatggtgaactggctcgttatttgcattttatgattcaataatattgttttatttgttaagtggtatttcaggaagaattttcaccaataaaacaattatctcttgtgatttttttttcatttctttcgtaaaaagtgggggatgtttgtaaaggatatatccccccacccccgggatttacgctaGTGCTCGGATCAACTAACAATGTGTTCCAAGACCGGTCTCGGGGCGCCCCGAGACTGCTTTGGACGCTTTGGATTCGGTGTAAACGCAAACCCGCCCGAGACTGGTCCGAAACAGGTTCGCTTGATACGCTCCATGTGGAAAGATTACATAGCGCGCGCTTGGAGCCCTTCCAAACCTCAGACAGCTTTGGTAAAGTCGGTGCAAACGCGTAGATAGCTGTCTCGGGGCTCCCCGAGACTCGGAACGATTCCGGTGTAATAAGGGGTCAACAATTTAGGTCAGCTTTTTTTAAACCAGACTCGGGGCGCCTCGAGTCTggttcaaaaaaaaatcaagaatccCACATATTCAGttagcgtttcatcaatatttttatccgacaagttgtcagatctgacatctttccatgattttgatcggctgagaggcactgttcctatggtaactgtcggataaaatgggacttgtcggattaaacgtcgacaagtcctttcatgaaacgccctccCCCGTTCTCATTATTGCCGATGCTTTACTGtttatatgtttttatcaaTAACGGGGGTCTATGATGACAAAATCTGTGCATGCAACTCCGCGAATACGAATTTTTGTGGGCTATTGGAACTTTCGAGCTTAGCCCGAGTCACACTGCGAAAGGCTGAGCAGAGacttttttttagtaaattGCCAAACGATTATGGAGTTCTTTGAATATAGTGTGATGTGCTTGTAAAGACAATTGGACAATATCTGGCTACTTAGTAGGTATATAGTCCtatcacaaaatatttcatcctAAAACATGAATTACACGTATggtattcaaaattttcagacTTAACATTTAATCCAAGTATGCCATTATgcattcgtaaaaaaaaaacatttgaaagaatATCAAGCGTGGGAAATACTAAAGCCCTTTGAACATACATTAAAGCTTTGTCATGAATTATGTTTCTTGATCAAGATATCATAAAAAGCAAAGCATCGGCAATAGTGAGAAACATAACTGAATATGTGGGATTGttgatatttgtaaaaaaaaaaatataaagcatgataaaaatatttctaaacatTTAACACAAAAAACGAAGACAATAAACTTTCTATATTGCTTTTAATTCGAGTTTATCGAGGTTCACATAGCGAAACATTCGTAGTTCTAGTTTATTATAATGATTTGTACTTCACTTTTAATGACTTACAGGGGTCTGCGTGTattacataatttttctttacaaGTCAATGACAAAGGAGATAATTATTTATTCTTCATAGATTATGAATTGCTATAGATATACTGCGAGTGCAGGCATCGGTATTTTGTGTATTTCTGAAACCCTTCAACACTGTGTTATTTGGTGTTTTAGTTTCCCCCTTGACGAAATATATGACAGTCCAATAGATTTGTTAAAAATCTGAGAATTAGAAAAATGggatgaaataaagtaaattgtAAGAACAAGCACAGATGCGATGCCAATGTATCCAAACCTTGTTATTTGGATTGCTTATTCTGAAAGATCATCACCGTATATATTGACAGCAGTATGGCGTCGCACAGTTCTTTTAGATTGGaacagttattattttttttcttatttcaagttCAAGTTATCAGGCATGTGATAACATCTACCAGTCCTAGACATGTAACATTGCTGTTCAGTAAAAGAAGCTATGCTAAAAATCCGAGTTGATACGTTAAAAACACTATTCTCCAACCTTGTATACTATAAGAACCTTTATTACAAGAAATGATCATAATTGTTTAAATTTACTCAAGAGATTTGAAATCTAAACAGTAATTTCCCATATCCTACATTGATATTGTTTgtaatattgaattatttttctgGTGACTTTTTTGTGACTAATTTTTAACCAAACCTCCGACTTGGTTTAACAAAACTGATTAACAATGTCGCTCGGGATGCTTTATGAATGCAGTATACTACCTCCACACAaatttaaaacacatttttaggCCTGTAGAATTATAGAATGGAATTAGACAACCACCCAGGCTGAAGAATTAGGGGATAACGTGTAAAGATGTGACTTTCAGAGCCTCGTACGTTTCTCTCCCGGATTTTTCGATGTACGCCGAGCTGATAATGAAACTCCTCGTATTACGAAGCTCCACGGCGTACGAGTGAACAATGCCAAGCTCTCCGTACGTCCAATCAACGCTCGACCCATGCGCCTCATCTAcgtaacaataatgatgaaaagtagacaaataagTAGTTGGTCGTCATTTTTCATGCAGTGTTTAGTAACATAATATGCAAAAGAATTATTTACATTATGAACTCCTTGATGATCttgatcatgataatcatgagaatatttttttacaatgaaaatgatgatcatgataatgataataattatgataatgatgatagtggtggtatGGTATTAGTGATTTTGATGGTATTGCATGGTGATAACGTTCACGGTATGGCATCGCTTCGGTTCAgtttattttacttttcaacAAACAATCATGGACATATACATGGTAAGGAGTATTGAGTATGACCCTAGTTTtgatggttacacttcgtaattccgaaggttcgtgattccgaaaacgaaataaagttcgttgttccgaaaaCGCGGgcacaaatttttgaaatgcttttcTGTCAGCGCCATGAGCACTGAAATGTTTACccgtgcgctatataagtagccgctattatcatgattattattatcatcatcatcattattattatggtcAATTTTGAGCACTTATTTGATTTTTACGCGGGCTTGAAAATACGCGCGCTTCATGACTTTTTGTCTACTTTCGTCGATATGTTCCGTCGACTCGGAAGTTTaataatgtgatgtaaatatttatAGTGATCCGTAATGTTGATGTGATCATTGATGGAATTTAACAAACGGCGCCTTGAAGACTTCGTTATGACCTGATGACATTGAAAAAGGTTCGCTGCACATATCCATAGTAACCTCCATAGATGACATGAAAGTGAGTATGGTGAAGGAAGTGGTCGATTTTGAGATAATGAAGGGGGAAAATGGCTattagattaaaacaaaatgatagagATGATTCCGACGAAattgataatagtgatgataataatagtaataataatgaagataacaataataaaaggtATTTTTCTAGCGCACTTATTATCCAATAAGTGATCTGTCATACAGACAAACAATAATCCTTATTTACCCAAGCAAGGTAGCCGCTGATGCTATAACTGATCTTCCACACAGCAAaatctgtggtgttaaccggtgtacatagaggaccacaccagttattttacaccggtgttaaattgtcagtgctattttaacacctataggttaTATTGTAACACCactggttgttacatttacactatttggtgttTTGGTAAATCTcgagggtgtaattttaacacctcagggtgtggtcctctatcaacaccaactggtgtcagttttaacaccacagttttacagTGCAGAAGGCGGCCTGCATGACAGGGCCTTTTCACATGTGAATCttaaatcatcattgtaattatgACTGCAATTCGTCTGTAGAAtaatcggacctttcacacgctcactcgaaaactgtggtttgaattcgaattcccgaGCAAAGGCGGTATgtgtcaataatgataatattattcattttttgttctaATTTTCATAGTCACCATCAAcaatgttgttgttattgttattatcaacaaattgtaattatctttattattattggtatatatattgatattattatcattgtcattattattactataattattatcattattactactaatattattagtattattttaatcattatttgtacaactgttatcattgttatcaataTTTATCACTAAGGAATatccaaacaaatgaaatacattaCTCACATATAACTGTAGCAATTGGACCCAAATTGGTGTGGTACACTGTTTCGCCATCATACACACTTTGCAGTGCACTTACTGACCTAGTAGCCACATCAATctgggaaaaagaagaagagcaagaagaagaagaagaagaggaatgagaagaagaagttTTCCATTGTTTATTTTGTAACATAATAATAAATCGATAAGAAATTAATGACATAAATTTTACACAAGCGAAGTCATATACGCTACAATGCAGGTAGAAATTAAGTCAGCGAAATCGTTCATTCCTCGGGAGGCAAAACAATGACGTATAGGACTACAAAACGAGCAATTTATAGTGTCATCGTAGGTTGAAATTGTAACATGAACACTCGATTTCGAAGTAATTATGAGACATCTATGAATATAATGGATATTTGGTGAATCGTCATCGTCAAATTCCCTCCAAGTGCTCGTTCCTGTAGGACATATTTGCTTTCTACTATACATTATTTGCAATATTGCGTAAAATTGTGTACGCCCAAACGCGCATCTGCGTATAAATAACGCATGCACGATTTTATTTGTCAGTCTTCCTTTATTGAAATTTCTTCAATGTTTCTAGTCAAAGTAGTACCCTTACCTCAAAATAATAGGATTTGAacagatgaagaaaaatcagacaaacaaaacactaaaaatttgataaagattGGACTAGGAATTACGAAGTTATGGCCTTTTCAAGATGAACATTCAGTGAGCAAACTGCATATCCCCTCTTGTTCGTTTgtagtttattatatgaattcggtttattcatttttttcctccaataGCTAACAAGGAAATCGATTGACAAATCATTTAGTGCATTCGAAATTATTTGCTTCAATCACATTTCATTATAAGGAAGACATATTATCATTCACACATgacatgaaaaacaagaaaacaattatgatttcatgtaatagcataaaggaaagtggggatgtaaTATCATCAGCCcgtctcatgaatattcatgacgacatgcATGAAACTGTTTTGACAATAGTATATTGctaatcttaaaaaataaataacttagCTATctattatcagattttgatgttaTGTCATTATAAGGGAGATATATCATTCACGCATGtatgaaaaacatgaaaacaagTATGATTTAATGTAAAAGcataaaggaaagtggggatgtgacatcagcacgaatgacaaaacatgaaatatttgttttctacaAGTGTAACTAGACCAAATCATCTGGTCTATGAAGGAAAAGGACTAGAACTAGACGCAGTTCTGCGGGTATACGCGCATGCAGTTGCTTGTTTGGAATCCATTCAGTGCACTGTCGGCTTTCTTGGTCGAGCGAGCAAACATATAAATAAACCTAACAAAAAAGTTCTCAGCCTCAAAATATTAAGTACATTTCGTCCACGAacaattttgacaagcaaaaagaaaacaaaaaaggaaaataataataaggtctttactttcaagggggggcacacttcAGTTTAAACGccatttttcattataaattcTCATTGTGCCTCTCGAGGGTGGGGGCACGGCCCCGGATCCTCCCGTGCTAACAATAGTCACCTGTTCGGCGTAGTCTGGTGGTAAAGTCTCTGTGTATCCACATGGAGTCATCCACATCTCACCATATGCGTGAAAGTCGATGAAAGCAAGAACGCCACGTTCATTGTTAAGTTTTTGTATGTGATCGGTCACCGAGGAGACTTCAATTTCGGAAAATGCGTTAGGACCGGGGTATGTCTCTGAACACTTAATCGAGGATGCAACTAAAGACATGTAGAAGATaagaaaattaattaattgtgaGCATATTCATTACACGGACAATATTAACAATCGTCCAAAAAATACATCTTATTGAAATGTGTTATAATCGGTAAATCATGATTTCTTTTCtaagattttgttttctttattttggaagaaataAGTATTGGGTTCATCATCTCAAGATACGATTAAATACAATTCAATAGGCAGTAAAGAGTCAAACAGTAATTTGAAAAAGGTCGTtgctctaaaaaatgaaggtgaacacgtttataaaacaaaaatgacaagcaTAAGGGGAAAAAAATTTGATCCAAAATAAAGgtgattttggtcaaatttctaCTTTTTGGTACAacaactttattttcaaaaggtGATGCCAATGGTGTATAACCCCCGAGATAAATATTTGGATGTGTTTCAGCACGCCATgtagcacccccgcttcccagggcaaTGTGAAGAGGCAGACCCCTCCCTTGCTCTAGGGGGGCGCGGAACGGTTTTCTAAGttgggctgaccatgcaaaaaatcacaatcatatatggtcatttttacgtttttgtgcacggttttggaaaaagtggggggctgaagcgcCACCCCCCCACCAGCCCTCCGCTTCCGTGGCCACTGGCTCTCTCTACCTATATCCCCTCCACAGCCCTATCGCTCTCTCTTTCACTCCTCCCATTCCATCCCCCTTTCTTTTGTATATAATGTACAATATAGGCTTATGGCTTatgcatgaaatattttaagAAAACCAGCAGTGgtttatatacactgtaaaaacattGCGTAACATTTTAACCAGCGcaagggtaattatgtgtccaaccgaTTTGGGGCAGTAtattacccaatgcgggaagcatgtTTTTCagtaagattaaaaaataagcagcacttactttttcaaaaattttcatcacgctgcataaataaaattgcccaaaagaaatgccaaatattggttggacacataattaccctcttGGAGCATTTTTTtgagtatgtgtgtgtatataatgagtaaaaatacactgtaaaaacgctgtttggAATTTGAAGCACGTCGTTTAACActtattgtttaaacttttcaaataagttgtttaaaaagtttaaacaacttgttgttagagtgactgGCTTCAACAATAtactattttttgaaatatatatatatatatatatacatatcaaaGACGGGAGATttaagaattgaattgaactaaGGAAACTTACCCCACTCGTAATCCCAGTTCCTATTCGGATCTACACCATAGCACGATGAGAGTGGAAGTGGTTTGCGTGTCTTGCGCCACATGCGATCCTTATTAAAGGAAATGACAAGCAAATAATCAATTAACAATggtttaatgaatattcaacgTCAAGTTAGGAGTATTTTAATGGATGCTCAACATCAGTTAACAACGTTTCAATGAGTatttaagaagaagaagagtaataataatcacaatCGCGTTTAATGTTTTTAACACAAGTACACACTTGCAACAATAACGCATATGGTATTTTCCTTTAATTGATTAACGATAAGCCCAGGATTGTCATGAGGCCTTATACCAAGTTCTCACTTTCACGATTCAAACGTACTCAATCGTGAAGTGATCTTAGTGATCTTATCAGATCGTATCAGATCATATCACATCAGTCGTGACGATCGTATTGATCGtagaagaaaatttgaatggTTCATAAACTTTTGCGATCAGTTACGATAGGCCAATCGTGTCGTTCGTATAAAGATCGCACGACAATGGGAATGAGTTATTAGGCCACACGGTCATCGTACCTGCGCTATGAAATCGTAGATAATCGTAGATACTTACGTCGGTCCAGGTAAACTCGTAACCATCGACGTTATACACAGGCAGCATGTACACGTCTAAATTGTCCAATATATCTCTTGCGTCCAAATCGTTGGCCACGTAACCTTCAACGagctgcaaaaaagaaaaaaaaaataatgcattatgaatttcaaaatgctctaAATGCATTAAAATTGCGACAAAAGACATGGAGTTTAACGACTGCTCGACTAGATCAAGGCATTCCACCCCAAGGCCCACTTGAGCTTTattttgtggtttttttttcgaGAGGGATAATGACATTATATGACAAAAAGAAGCAAAATGTGTAGTTTTAATGGAATAAACACACTCGGCTCTCATCAACTCAAAACACTAAAAGTTTTTAAATCTTTCTCTATAAATCCATATGGAGTTtaatttttcttgaaaacaatTCATCTTAATCAAATATGTGACAAATAACATTTCATACATATTTTACAtcgttgaaaagaaaaaaggaaatttttgACTGATTTCGTAGCAAAAGTGAAAAAGCTCTTCCTTTAGTAGGATGCAAACAACATAGATATAagatttgacccccccccctcctccctccaCCAAAAAtagtgaataaatgaaataagattgaaaaaaaaaattaaaaacaagaaaatattgaaggaGAGTATCCAAATTAGTGTAAGAATGTGCATTATTGTCAATTAAATTACCCAAATATGTTATCACGTTATCGAAGAAAGCATTCATTTTGAGATGAGTATGCGCCTAATTGCCTTCAAATTGcga is a window of Lytechinus variegatus isolate NC3 chromosome 2, Lvar_3.0, whole genome shotgun sequence DNA encoding:
- the LOC121408468 gene encoding carboxypeptidase B-like, with amino-acid sequence MFRVLTFAVLLASALAAKKYNGYKVLRVTPKNDQELGKLFSLKDTVKDYVDFWKSPTTVDRPVDMLISPLHQDLVVGQINRRNLEFEVTVQDLQKDIDGERVEAVPGFSYTDYNTLDTINNWMDDLALSYPNLVEVVDVGSSYEGRTIRALKISGGTGGKPVVWYEGGIHAREWISPATIIYMTKLLVEGYVANDLDARDILDNLDVYMLPVYNVDGYEFTWTDDRMWRKTRKPLPLSSCYGVDPNRNWDYEWVASSIKCSETYPGPNAFSEIEVSSVTDHIQKLNNERGVLAFIDFHAYGEMWMTPCGYTETLPPDYAEQIDVATRSVSALQSVYDGETVYHTNLGPIATVIYEAHGSSVDWTYGELGIVHSYAVELRNTRSFIISSAYIEKSGRETYEALKVTSLHVIP